A part of Corynebacterium mustelae genomic DNA contains:
- the aldA gene encoding aldehyde dehydrogenase, with the protein MKTYQNYIDGVFVDAVATQTVTNPATGEALAEAPASDAAAVDAAVKAARAAQKEWAKLTNTQRAEYLVAIAAKLRENVDRFAGYLVEEQGKVRGLAEVEVNFTADYLDYMAGFARRIEGEVIPSDRPGETIMLTYQPIGVVGGILPWNFPFFLIARKMAPALLTGNTIVIKPSEETPINAFEFCSIIEEVGLPKGVFNMVGGRGSVVGEAMTTHPDIDLISMTGSVEVGRRIMEAAGKNLTRVNLELGGKAPAIVLADADVELAATAIWNSRVINTGQVCNCAEVVLVEESVHDELMEKLIAKMADTRYGNPSETGDLDMGPLINPEAMDKLDEMIAAAVDAGCTIETGGSRAADKGAGNFYQPTVLSGATSDMAIAKEEIFGPVLPVVKVKDLDEAIAIANASEYGLTSSVFTNDINKALKASNELQYGETYINRENFEAMQGFHAGRRNSGIGGADGKHGLMEYVETHVTYIQTHN; encoded by the coding sequence ATGAAAACCTACCAAAACTATATCGACGGAGTTTTCGTGGACGCAGTTGCAACCCAAACTGTCACCAACCCAGCCACCGGTGAAGCGTTAGCTGAGGCACCTGCATCTGATGCAGCCGCCGTCGATGCCGCAGTTAAAGCAGCCCGCGCCGCACAGAAAGAATGGGCCAAACTGACCAATACCCAACGGGCAGAATACCTGGTGGCGATTGCCGCAAAGCTGCGGGAAAACGTCGACAGGTTCGCAGGTTATTTGGTGGAAGAGCAAGGAAAGGTCCGAGGGTTGGCGGAAGTGGAGGTTAATTTCACCGCCGACTACCTCGACTACATGGCAGGCTTTGCTCGTCGCATCGAAGGCGAAGTGATCCCTTCTGACCGGCCTGGTGAAACCATCATGCTCACCTACCAGCCGATCGGCGTCGTAGGCGGAATTTTGCCGTGGAACTTCCCGTTTTTCCTCATCGCACGCAAAATGGCACCCGCCCTACTTACCGGCAATACCATCGTGATTAAACCGAGCGAAGAAACCCCCATCAACGCCTTCGAATTCTGCTCGATCATTGAAGAAGTCGGCCTGCCAAAAGGCGTATTCAACATGGTGGGCGGTCGAGGCTCCGTCGTCGGTGAAGCGATGACCACCCACCCTGATATTGACTTGATCTCCATGACCGGATCCGTGGAAGTAGGCCGCCGCATCATGGAAGCAGCTGGGAAAAACCTCACTCGAGTAAATCTGGAACTAGGTGGCAAGGCACCCGCCATCGTGCTTGCCGACGCCGACGTAGAACTCGCCGCCACCGCCATTTGGAATTCACGGGTAATCAACACCGGGCAAGTGTGTAACTGTGCGGAAGTCGTCCTGGTGGAAGAATCTGTCCACGATGAACTAATGGAAAAACTGATTGCCAAGATGGCGGATACTCGCTACGGCAATCCGTCGGAAACAGGCGATCTTGATATGGGGCCGCTGATCAACCCCGAAGCCATGGATAAGCTCGATGAAATGATCGCCGCCGCAGTGGATGCCGGCTGCACCATCGAAACCGGCGGTAGCCGCGCGGCAGATAAAGGCGCGGGTAACTTCTACCAGCCAACTGTACTATCCGGTGCCACAAGCGACATGGCTATTGCGAAGGAAGAAATCTTCGGTCCGGTGCTGCCAGTGGTAAAGGTCAAAGACCTAGACGAAGCCATTGCCATCGCAAATGCTTCGGAATACGGTCTCACCAGCTCCGTGTTTACCAATGACATCAACAAAGCCTTGAAGGCCTCGAACGAATTGCAGTACGGCGAAACCTACATCAACCGCGAAAACTTCGAAGCGATGCAAGGCTTCCATGCAGGCCGCCGCAATTCCGGTATCGGCGGCGCCGATGGAAAACACGGCCTGATGGAATACGTCGAAACACACGTAACTTACATCCAAACACACAACTAA
- a CDS encoding chymotrypsin family serine protease has protein sequence MRFVVALIVALSVVRAPYALAVNPINQGDPIFLGNSLCTAGFIDRENNRIWTAGHCHVHGATVTNRWRQKVGTLVYRWSDVQSNLNKGLTGAELNEAIFRFFPYDLAYVELSDPSAAGHNVFSGDRVYRPEVGDTMCRWGVTTKRITCGPVLKTDSQLIYGGDLASKPGDSGGPTWVPGKGYIGQTLGIRSAKLHDGTVASSALVHRHDVALKLEKTGVTPDFPEIDDILANPPEYYSDKLETFGAQLPTSAEMSQLLKEHEVKEQKLTEQLDQSTATLSKANERRERAAAELEKAQADAVRLAGDEGNLRTEISGLNSKISDSYNELVRLNDELAKNNKPQESGQIFDSHQREYDETVLRSRSRNSELKAAIEKQQEELQKLSAELGDIDGLHDAIARLQREIAEAREIEAQQTQRLKELESASPPLGIGKIFAIIVAIIAAIGGAVAMFFRR, from the coding sequence ATGCGGTTTGTGGTTGCGCTAATTGTGGCGTTGAGTGTGGTGCGTGCCCCGTATGCGTTAGCGGTTAACCCCATCAATCAGGGGGATCCGATTTTTCTGGGTAATAGTTTATGCACTGCTGGTTTTATTGATCGGGAGAACAATCGAATTTGGACGGCGGGTCACTGTCATGTGCATGGTGCGACCGTCACTAACCGGTGGCGCCAGAAAGTTGGGACTTTGGTGTACCGGTGGAGCGATGTGCAAAGCAATCTGAATAAGGGGCTTACTGGTGCGGAATTGAATGAGGCCATTTTCCGATTTTTCCCCTATGACTTAGCGTATGTGGAGTTGAGTGATCCTTCGGCTGCGGGGCACAATGTGTTTTCTGGCGACCGGGTTTATCGGCCTGAGGTTGGGGATACAATGTGCCGTTGGGGTGTAACGACGAAGCGCATTACTTGCGGGCCGGTGTTAAAGACGGATAGTCAGCTGATCTATGGTGGCGATTTGGCTTCTAAACCTGGTGATTCTGGTGGTCCGACGTGGGTTCCGGGTAAAGGCTACATTGGTCAAACGTTGGGTATTCGTTCCGCTAAGCTTCACGACGGCACCGTGGCTTCCAGTGCTCTCGTACACCGGCATGATGTGGCGTTGAAGCTGGAAAAGACTGGTGTTACTCCTGATTTCCCGGAGATTGATGACATCTTGGCTAATCCACCAGAGTATTATTCCGATAAGCTTGAGACATTCGGGGCGCAACTGCCTACTTCGGCGGAGATGTCGCAGCTGTTGAAGGAACATGAGGTCAAGGAGCAAAAGCTCACGGAGCAACTGGACCAGTCAACCGCGACTCTTTCCAAGGCCAATGAGCGTCGTGAGCGCGCCGCAGCCGAGTTGGAAAAGGCCCAGGCTGATGCGGTTCGGTTGGCAGGTGATGAGGGGAACTTGCGCACCGAGATTTCCGGGTTGAACAGTAAGATTTCTGATTCGTACAACGAGTTGGTTCGGCTTAATGACGAATTAGCGAAGAACAACAAGCCTCAAGAATCTGGGCAGATTTTCGATAGCCATCAACGCGAATACGACGAGACGGTGTTGCGCAGTCGTAGCCGCAATTCCGAGCTCAAGGCAGCGATTGAGAAACAGCAGGAAGAACTGCAGAAACTGAGCGCAGAGCTTGGCGATATTGATGGGTTGCATGATGCCATTGCCCGATTGCAGCGCGAAATCGCCGAAGCTCGCGAAATTGAGGCGCAGCAGACGCAGCGCCTCAAGGAGTTGGAATCCGCATCACCACCGCTGGGCATTGGAAAGATTTTTGCCATTATTGTGGCAATCATCGCGGCTATTGGTGGCGCGGTGGCGATGTTCTTCCGTCGTTAG
- a CDS encoding serine/threonine protein phosphatase, producing MHDFYISDPHFGHQLVSRLRGFDDPKAHDRFLYNAWLEALPANAEIRLWILGDNYCGPPEAQDAALATLHKFREDMANRKNSYLELHGILGNHDSAHPLSSKSYKQLPRYLQTYDSVQIAATARMAGTTVMLSHFPYDGDHHDSDRVEQFRLRDLGQPVIHGHTHSAEQLSWSKLGSLQVCVCVEACPNSAPIAKPELEQIIKFHHHPRRK from the coding sequence ATGCACGACTTTTATATTTCCGACCCGCATTTCGGGCATCAATTGGTGTCCCGATTGCGGGGTTTCGACGATCCCAAAGCCCACGACAGGTTTCTCTATAACGCATGGCTTGAGGCGCTGCCTGCGAATGCAGAAATCCGGTTGTGGATTCTGGGTGATAATTACTGCGGCCCGCCCGAAGCGCAGGATGCGGCTCTAGCAACGTTGCATAAGTTTCGGGAAGACATGGCTAACCGGAAGAATTCGTACCTGGAGTTGCATGGAATTTTGGGAAATCATGACAGCGCCCACCCGTTGTCGTCGAAAAGCTATAAGCAGCTGCCCCGTTATCTGCAAACCTATGATTCTGTGCAGATCGCTGCCACCGCGCGGATGGCTGGTACCACAGTAATGTTGAGTCATTTTCCGTATGACGGTGACCATCATGACTCCGATCGGGTTGAACAGTTCCGGCTGCGTGATTTAGGGCAGCCGGTTATCCATGGGCACACGCATAGTGCCGAGCAGCTTTCATGGTCAAAGCTCGGTTCGTTGCAGGTGTGTGTTTGCGTCGAGGCATGCCCGAATTCAGCCCCGATTGCTAAGCCGGAGTTGGAGCAGATTATTAAGTTCCACCATCATCCGCGTCGTAAATGA
- a CDS encoding HNH endonuclease signature motif containing protein, protein MNLTDYLNARAQSGIQLLRDIHLKLTTTTIEQFAADYGYRLAEVKQLQRAWDTFSHPDIQKAANDANLSLTTLKDIATIAWPLRRTKNKNEHLRQLCTLAAGKTADNAKNVATRYMRELTENTSRNAPDSARCHRAVGRDGKRRLVACFSEHTAARIDTILDAAARKLIKKTPKLAYDHAYAKALHNAIIGNQHTPERFSPMFMIATDLRFHADGTIATTDGALVNLKDVIDTELAPTGWAAVIATNDNNQPVVATLAQTRITDRFAGADIRLKAIIETLVCAWPGCDTPAIQCQAHHIHPYHLGGPTTQDNITPLCRRHNGLNDDNPQKPPKNGRIERHPETGKVGLRRKPTARLEYNEHPVTKKSAAAYARFIYDADDGGT, encoded by the coding sequence ATGAACCTCACGGATTACCTTAACGCCCGCGCCCAATCCGGCATCCAGCTACTCCGTGACATTCACCTAAAACTAACAACCACAACCATCGAACAATTCGCCGCCGACTACGGCTACCGGCTAGCCGAAGTCAAACAACTCCAACGCGCCTGGGACACCTTCAGCCACCCAGATATTCAAAAAGCCGCCAACGACGCCAACCTCTCACTAACCACGCTGAAAGACATCGCCACCATCGCATGGCCACTACGGCGAACCAAAAATAAAAACGAACACCTTCGACAGCTGTGCACACTAGCCGCCGGCAAAACCGCCGACAACGCCAAAAACGTAGCAACCCGCTACATGCGCGAACTAACAGAAAACACCTCCCGCAACGCACCCGACTCCGCTCGCTGCCACCGCGCGGTAGGCCGCGACGGCAAGCGGCGGCTGGTTGCCTGCTTCAGCGAACATACCGCAGCCCGCATCGACACCATTCTCGACGCAGCCGCCCGGAAACTCATAAAGAAAACCCCCAAACTCGCCTACGACCACGCCTACGCAAAAGCCCTCCACAACGCAATCATCGGCAACCAACACACACCTGAGCGATTTAGCCCCATGTTCATGATCGCCACGGACCTGCGATTCCACGCCGACGGCACCATCGCAACCACCGACGGAGCACTAGTAAACCTCAAAGATGTCATCGACACCGAACTCGCCCCCACCGGATGGGCCGCAGTTATAGCCACCAACGACAACAACCAACCCGTCGTGGCAACCCTGGCACAAACCCGCATCACCGACCGCTTCGCCGGAGCCGACATTCGACTCAAAGCAATCATCGAAACCCTCGTATGCGCCTGGCCCGGCTGCGACACCCCCGCTATCCAATGCCAAGCCCACCACATCCACCCCTACCACCTAGGAGGACCAACCACACAAGACAACATCACCCCACTATGCCGCCGACACAACGGCCTCAACGACGACAATCCTCAGAAACCACCCAAAAATGGTCGAATTGAACGGCACCCAGAAACCGGAAAAGTCGGACTACGCCGAAAACCAACAGCGCGGTTGGAGTACAACGAACACCCTGTAACCAAGAAAAGTGCAGCAGCATACGCACGATTCATTTACGACGCGGATGATGGTGGAACTTAA
- a CDS encoding adenylyltransferase/cytidyltransferase family protein — MSQISDKTEEVVGYVPGGFDMLHIGHLNILRAARQRCTRLVVGVATDESLLRMKGRSPVIPHAERMELIASLRFVDDVVTDTDQDKRVAWKRHPFDVLFKGDDWKDTPKGYRLEAELAEVGARVVYLPYTPSTSSTILREFLTR, encoded by the coding sequence GTGTCACAGATTTCGGACAAAACTGAAGAAGTTGTTGGGTATGTTCCTGGTGGTTTTGACATGCTCCATATTGGACATTTGAATATTTTGCGTGCGGCTCGGCAGCGGTGTACTCGGTTGGTGGTTGGGGTGGCTACCGATGAGTCACTATTGCGGATGAAAGGCCGGTCGCCGGTGATTCCGCATGCGGAGCGCATGGAATTAATCGCGAGTCTGCGGTTTGTGGATGACGTAGTTACTGATACTGATCAGGATAAGCGAGTAGCTTGGAAGCGCCACCCTTTTGATGTTTTGTTTAAAGGTGATGATTGGAAGGATACGCCCAAGGGCTATCGGCTGGAGGCTGAGCTGGCGGAGGTTGGTGCCCGGGTTGTGTATTTGCCTTATACTCCGTCTACTTCTTCTACGATTTTGCGGGAATTCTTAACTCGGTAA
- a CDS encoding CDP-alcohol phosphatidyltransferase family protein produces MSLNDFDWVARYRWARQSLDSAQKPAQGVPAYTRWVNRRGARFVAAIGFASGWTPNMVTAMSAALSVAGMVVLLAFPPAVWVGCVAAALLAAGYLFDSADGQLARVSQVSSKTGEWIDHVVDAFRSPAIHLSVAVAVYAYRPDWIWLAAVALVYSLVTSGQFLSQILAEAFVRGAGRAQSRGGNLRSWVLLPTDPGSLCWSFVLWGVAPAFAVGYAILAVVAVAHSAMSLRRRFRDLLAVDGA; encoded by the coding sequence ATGTCTTTGAATGATTTTGATTGGGTTGCGCGCTATCGGTGGGCCAGGCAGTCGTTGGACTCTGCGCAGAAACCGGCGCAGGGGGTTCCTGCCTATACTCGCTGGGTTAACCGTCGTGGTGCCCGGTTTGTTGCTGCGATCGGTTTCGCGTCTGGCTGGACTCCTAATATGGTTACGGCCATGTCTGCAGCGCTGTCGGTTGCGGGGATGGTTGTGTTATTGGCTTTCCCTCCTGCGGTTTGGGTGGGGTGTGTTGCGGCAGCGTTGCTGGCGGCTGGCTATTTATTTGATTCCGCTGATGGGCAATTGGCTCGGGTGTCGCAGGTGTCGTCTAAGACGGGTGAGTGGATCGACCATGTGGTGGATGCTTTTCGATCGCCCGCGATTCATCTGTCAGTTGCAGTTGCGGTGTATGCGTATCGGCCGGACTGGATTTGGCTTGCTGCTGTTGCCTTGGTGTATTCGTTGGTTACGAGTGGTCAGTTTTTGAGCCAGATTCTGGCTGAAGCGTTTGTGCGTGGCGCGGGCCGTGCGCAGTCTCGGGGCGGTAATCTGCGTTCGTGGGTTTTGTTGCCGACTGATCCTGGCTCGTTGTGCTGGTCTTTTGTTTTGTGGGGGGTAGCGCCAGCGTTCGCTGTTGGTTATGCGATATTAGCGGTGGTGGCGGTGGCGCATTCGGCAATGTCACTGCGGCGTAGGTTTAGAGATTTGCTGGCGGTGGACGGTGCCTGA
- a CDS encoding glycosyltransferase family 2 protein produces MVLLPARNAADTIFSAVSSTLRALPQDSQLFVLDDGSTDDTAAIAVAAGRGDSRLRVESRPASGGLGLALNSMLSEADCRLVARMDADDVSLPWRFRLALPAIEKNIDVLFSQVINFRRRRVQPLPPVGIPPEVFPLHLLLTNPVSHPSMIARREVIDGYRQVPAEDYDLWLRLAAAGNRLRRLAMWGLLYRLHPNQVTASSQWRVASWNDPVQAEAFADLSERLCGVRLRRIVALAQLPAAERDARLAEFASLVDAQIAAAPRGHRYLLRRRLAERLAWAQSFNTSYSKHQG; encoded by the coding sequence ATGGTACTGCTGCCGGCACGTAATGCTGCTGACACGATTTTTTCTGCTGTTTCGTCTACGTTACGTGCGTTGCCGCAGGATTCTCAGCTTTTTGTGCTGGATGATGGTTCTACGGATGACACTGCTGCTATAGCTGTGGCGGCTGGCCGGGGAGATTCCCGGTTGCGGGTTGAGTCGCGACCTGCTTCTGGTGGGTTGGGGTTGGCGTTGAATTCGATGTTGTCGGAGGCTGATTGTCGACTGGTTGCGCGGATGGACGCAGATGATGTGAGTCTGCCGTGGCGGTTTCGCCTTGCATTGCCTGCAATTGAAAAGAATATCGATGTGTTATTTTCGCAGGTTATTAATTTTCGACGTCGGCGGGTGCAGCCCTTACCTCCAGTTGGTATTCCGCCTGAGGTTTTTCCGTTGCATCTGCTATTAACGAACCCGGTTTCACATCCGTCGATGATTGCGCGACGCGAAGTTATTGACGGATACCGACAGGTGCCTGCTGAAGATTACGATTTGTGGTTGCGGTTAGCGGCAGCGGGTAATCGGCTGCGTCGGTTGGCGATGTGGGGTTTATTGTATAGGTTGCATCCTAATCAGGTGACAGCTTCGTCACAGTGGCGTGTGGCTTCGTGGAATGATCCGGTGCAGGCCGAGGCGTTTGCGGATCTTAGCGAGCGCCTGTGTGGGGTTCGGTTGCGGCGCATCGTCGCGTTGGCGCAGCTGCCTGCTGCCGAGCGCGATGCTAGGTTGGCAGAATTCGCTTCGCTTGTCGACGCCCAGATTGCGGCGGCGCCACGTGGTCATCGGTATTTGTTGCGGCGTAGACTAGCCGAACGCTTGGCTTGGGCACAATCTTTTAATACTTCTTATTCAAAGCATCAGGGATAA
- a CDS encoding GumC domain-containing protein: protein MNQEHGSIGFAALLRIVLKRGLWVLVGTVVGLVIAVGYLLVVPTTYTGTAEVNITAVSSEPVTEGRSASSLVDLSTERQLAASSSTAQLAAAYLGDGWTSEMLMEGISVTGDPDGTVLRVAYTDTDQQRAVEGADQLARAYLDVRSSLVIDRIESVVKSIDRQIKESELELERLLQAQDGYNTSVTVRIDTVRLAIQALQQRRTTWNDVSVESGQVITPAKENVVDTNPSKSKILALGLLSGMFLGIVLALVRHVAARRPLEPEDLEELLDAPVWRPIASVGDKTRWDLAAELLRYAKNDDDSLAIIVDWSASDAMAAAAALSQSTVATMIDVNNNRAQVLRELVGVQSAVLVVPLNWHKVDLQQFVTDIEAINVSLIGIIVVDAKKGIKA from the coding sequence ATGAATCAGGAACATGGCTCTATTGGTTTTGCTGCGCTGCTTCGTATCGTATTGAAGCGGGGTTTGTGGGTCCTGGTCGGTACCGTTGTGGGGCTGGTCATTGCGGTTGGTTATCTGCTGGTGGTACCAACGACCTATACGGGAACTGCTGAGGTTAACATTACGGCGGTGAGTTCGGAGCCGGTAACGGAAGGCCGTTCAGCTTCCAGCCTGGTTGATCTTTCGACGGAGCGGCAGCTGGCGGCGTCGTCTAGTACAGCCCAATTGGCGGCAGCTTATCTGGGGGATGGTTGGACCAGCGAAATGCTGATGGAAGGCATTTCGGTTACTGGTGATCCTGATGGCACGGTGCTTCGGGTCGCTTATACGGATACTGATCAGCAACGCGCGGTTGAAGGTGCGGATCAGTTGGCGCGGGCGTATTTGGATGTACGCTCGTCGTTGGTTATTGATCGCATTGAAAGCGTGGTGAAATCGATTGACCGCCAGATCAAAGAAAGTGAGCTGGAACTGGAGCGGCTGCTGCAGGCCCAGGACGGCTATAACACCTCGGTTACGGTTCGGATTGACACCGTGCGGTTAGCTATTCAGGCGTTACAGCAGCGTCGGACCACATGGAATGATGTTTCGGTTGAGTCCGGCCAGGTTATTACCCCGGCCAAAGAGAATGTGGTGGATACGAATCCGTCGAAAAGCAAAATTTTGGCGCTTGGCCTGCTTAGCGGCATGTTTTTAGGTATCGTTTTGGCGTTGGTCCGTCATGTCGCCGCGCGGCGTCCGTTGGAGCCGGAGGATCTTGAGGAATTGTTAGATGCTCCCGTGTGGCGGCCAATCGCTAGCGTGGGTGATAAAACCCGATGGGATTTGGCAGCTGAACTGTTGCGTTATGCGAAGAACGATGACGATTCGCTTGCCATCATTGTGGACTGGTCCGCATCGGATGCGATGGCTGCCGCTGCGGCGTTATCGCAGTCAACAGTGGCGACCATGATTGATGTCAATAATAATCGGGCCCAGGTGTTGCGGGAATTAGTTGGCGTGCAGTCTGCGGTGCTGGTGGTACCGTTGAACTGGCACAAGGTGGATTTACAACAGTTCGTCACCGACATTGAGGCAATTAACGTCTCGCTCATTGGGATCATTGTGGTTGATGCAAAGAAGGGCATTAAAGCATGA
- a CDS encoding glycosyltransferase family 2 protein — protein MIIGIVDRPKKKLTVFSGTDSADGARVVVRDSGYTVGYVELSGTDNIAERAVTACPAALPQREWVGGAGAELSASIIISTLGKTPLLVDAVTAALNQTHRHYDVIVVDNDPDSGDTQRLLAGLDVAIVAEPRKGLSHARNRGLQAATGQIVAFTDDDAITHPEWLAGIADVFASLPVAGVTGPVFPKELQTPSQRYFEARGGFPKHLEPIIWDAATPVVVGGPLYPVTTARVGAGVNMAFRKDVIANFDTNLGAGTLTNGGEDLDAFAQLLAAGHSIAYSPDVVVHHVHRRDMAGLKKQIYGNGTGMSALLVKSVLRKPSTLVNLAKRIPRVVARVAPGSARVVGENGDVPKVLTWLELGGFLLGPALYLRQRWLGS, from the coding sequence ATGATTATCGGTATTGTTGATCGCCCGAAAAAAAAATTAACGGTTTTCTCTGGTACTGACTCGGCAGATGGTGCTCGCGTTGTGGTGCGAGATTCTGGTTACACGGTAGGTTACGTGGAATTATCTGGTACAGATAATATAGCTGAACGTGCGGTCACTGCTTGCCCTGCCGCCCTGCCGCAACGTGAGTGGGTAGGGGGCGCTGGAGCTGAGCTTAGTGCAAGTATTATCATTTCGACATTGGGAAAGACACCGTTGCTTGTCGACGCTGTTACCGCAGCTTTGAACCAAACCCATCGTCATTATGACGTTATTGTTGTTGACAATGATCCGGATTCTGGTGATACGCAGCGACTATTAGCGGGTCTTGATGTAGCGATTGTTGCGGAGCCTCGTAAGGGGTTATCGCACGCCCGCAATCGGGGATTGCAGGCCGCTACTGGTCAAATCGTCGCGTTCACCGACGATGATGCGATTACTCATCCAGAATGGCTTGCTGGGATTGCAGATGTTTTTGCGTCACTTCCGGTAGCTGGGGTTACCGGTCCGGTTTTTCCGAAGGAGCTTCAAACCCCGTCGCAACGCTATTTCGAGGCGCGAGGTGGATTTCCAAAGCACCTTGAACCGATAATCTGGGACGCAGCAACACCGGTGGTCGTAGGTGGCCCGCTATATCCGGTAACCACTGCTCGGGTGGGCGCTGGAGTGAATATGGCGTTTCGTAAGGACGTGATAGCTAATTTCGACACCAATTTGGGTGCCGGTACTTTAACCAATGGTGGGGAAGACCTTGATGCGTTTGCCCAGCTTCTTGCGGCTGGCCACAGCATTGCCTACTCGCCTGATGTGGTGGTTCACCATGTCCATCGTCGCGACATGGCGGGGTTGAAAAAACAAATCTACGGTAACGGAACTGGCATGTCGGCGCTGCTAGTAAAATCGGTTCTTCGAAAACCCAGCACCCTGGTTAACCTAGCAAAGCGGATTCCACGGGTTGTAGCCCGGGTCGCGCCAGGTTCTGCACGCGTCGTGGGTGAAAACGGTGATGTTCCTAAAGTATTGACCTGGTTGGAATTAGGCGGATTTCTGCTAGGTCCAGCGCTGTACTTGCGGCAACGGTGGTTAGGATCGTGA